The stretch of DNA ATGTGCTTACCTTTCTTTGTTCACAaactcaaattttatttataatGTAAAGTATACTATTTAATACATGACGGCTTCTTCTGTCTTTTAAAAAGGTaatgtttttgctttgtaaCAGATTAAGGGCTTCCGCAAAAGCAGAGTTTGTCCCGAACCAGACGACTGTTTACAAAATGGTATTAAAATCGTTATCCGTTTTAATGGCGGAAAAAAGATGGCAaggcttttttcaaaaaaggccTTTTTTCAGGTAAACATGTATAACTGTACAGAATGATAATAACATGGGAATGGTGGCAACCGCCATGGTGATGACACTTTCCTTTCTTACATGTTCTATTCTCTGTTCTATTCTCTCTTTGGTGTTTGTaccactattattattatttctggcTACATTgaaaagtattattattattattattattattattattattattattgctgttatACAAAATAGAAACGTACACTTAATGAAATCATCGACATACtatgttaattattatttttaaaatagttcttattttttattcatAAAAAAACAGGAAGTCTATGACTGGGTTGGTTCTCAGGATGATGTGCCTCTCCACTTCACATTACAGAGAGGTAAGGACGTGGTGAGGCACTCTGATTCACTAGAACAGGATGAAGTCCTGGACTTAGCAGAAAGGGTAAGTGGCACTAAGATAGTCAGCGAAAGGGACTGGAACCAAAAGTGTTGCCATGGCTACGTGATACTCTGCAGCATTTTGCACCTTTCTCAAGGGTTATTACTCATGCCAAAGTTGAATAATCATCGCTGTTACAATTTCAGATATacattgttttctgtttttgtgttcCATCATCAAGCTGAACCACTGATGATGTCACCAATCTGGCAACTGACTTAAAAGTACTTATGAGAGAAGATTAGATAtcatcacaaaggcagcactttcttctcatgTACTGAAAGACCCCCAGTTTTGGTGTGGATGGAGTCCTGCATGGAGGCCcattttttcaacaaactaaGCCAATGGGCCGGTGGTCAAAATTCAAGACTACTACATcatataattatgataattgtttttcagtttacagtgtaaCTAAAGTCATCAAATTCTTTGCTTTAATCACACTGAGTTACAATTACAACTATAATGATACCTGATGGTGAtggttgtttattttattttattttattttagagtACTGAGGAAATGAGTCATTTGCTACAAACAACAGTAGGTGTTCAGTAACAATCTAAGAAAAGTTACAAGTCAGCTTCAAGGGTGTCTCTGTTTAAAATCTTAGTCACATGCtgacgttttcaaaatttccccaAAAGTTATCTACTGCAACAAGAGCCAAAGAGGAAAAGGTTGAAATGTAATGAATATTGAAGTGGTATTATattatgacgaaaatcgcatctttcctatctaagccatttcgaaacataaacaagtagtcaaGTGGTCTATCCCAgcaaatttgtatcagaaattttggattttttccAATAAGATTccactaaatgttctccacaatatgagcttaacagttctgttaccatggaatcatactgggttccagacctcccccatattaaaagcttttctggccacctttggtgttccattttgatatttgctaacagcacttcatttCATATctatgatccagcaagcatataaatacgttagctcgagtttgtggccttgtttaacatttttcaagctgaatataaaaaacatattgaaatcaagtgggtggggactgaaaaagagtgagttgccattgggaacaatttttcatagccataggtgtgtttcctgtagaaatattagactaccaagtttcaatggtccgCGCTGCAAATTATTCGAGTGTATAAcctcatcagtcatctcatttgcatattttacccatttttcaaaattaaatatctccggaactaatgaagatgtTTGCAAACagtaaatggtgtttttgttctttcatggaattctatgcgATACACTCAaaaaggtgtaaaaatttgatcatattaCCACTTTGACATTATGTTATtaatataaatattaataatgaaTTACAGAAGATATCCACACGGGTTCTGTacagggttagggtttaggaaAATACAGAATATGGCTCAATGCGAGAGAGATGCATAAGTTCAAAGGAATGTAACCTTTTCGATAACTCGGTTCCTAATGGAACCAGGGCCTCTGCGACCAGGCTCTTCGTGAGCCTGGACCTTTGTGACCAGGTTCTTAGGAATGTAACCTTTTCAACGACTCTGTTCCTAATCGAGCCAGGGCCTCTGTGTCCAGGCTCTTTGTGAGCCAGGACCTTTGTGACCAGGTTCTTAGGAATGTAATTTTTTGGATGACTCGGTTCCTAATTGAGCCAGGGCCTCTGTGACCAGGCTCTGCGTGAGCCAGGAACTTTGTGACCAGGTTCTTAGGAATGTAACTTTTTTGATGACTCGGTTCCTAATTGAGCCAGGGCCTCTGTGACCAGGCTCTGCGTGAGCCAGGACCTTTGTGACCAGGTTCTTAGGAAAGTAACCTTTTCAACGACTCTGTTCCTAATGGAGCCAGGGCCTCTGCGACCAGGCTCTTCGTGAGCCAGGACCTTTGTGACCAGGTTCTTAGGAATGTAACCTTTTTGATGACTCGGTTCCTAATTGAGCCAGGGCCTCTGTGACCAGGCTCTGCGTGAGCCGGGACCTTTGTGACCAGGTTCTTAGGAATGTAACCTTTTCAATGACTCGTTTCCTAATTGAGCCAGGACCTCTGTGACCAGGCTCTTCGTGAGCCAGGGCCTTTGTGACCAGGTTCTTAGGAATGTAACCTTTTCGATGACTCGTTTCCTAATTGAGCCAGGACCTCTGTGACCAGGCTCTTCGTGAGCCAGGGCCTTTGTGACCAGGTTCTTACGAAGTGAGTGTAATGCTGAATGACTAACTCTTCATAGAAATCATTTAAATTACTTCACAACAAGCAAGTCAATAATTGATAAGAGTGTTCAAAAAACCGTCCAAAATGAATTGCCATTCTGTATGAAATGCTATGCCACAACCGTGGCAATCCACACATATGTTCAGTGGTCAAagtttcatataattatcttaaCAACAAATACATAAAACATAAAAATTTTCCTTGAGAAGTGGTTTTGCATCACACAGTAAAAGTAATTATTGTCAATACTTTTCAAAACCAACTAGTCTACATATTCCTCATATCTTTTGAGGGAAGTATGCTACTTATTAAGTCTTGATGGCCCTATGAGTAGCATACTTCCCTCCACCTATGTTTCGTTGCAGGTGTCATTCAAGGGAAACTTTGAAAGTAACCGAGATGAAGAACTCTCTGAAACATTGCAAGGTAAGAACATCTCTAAGCTCTGCACAGACTTCTTAATATTTTTGATGGTGATAATTTTCCTTCTTTCATAGAAACTTCCCCTAAATGTAAGCGAGTATTTTTTTTTCGACATGCATGTCCTAAAGTGTCAGTCCTTTGTATATAGTTTAAGTATAATCACTGGGATACCCAATGTGATCCTGTTGCAGTACCATTGTTTTTTAAGGGACTGAAAATACCAGGTGAAATTTACCGTTGATCTCTTTTGAGGTCATCCTCAATGTTAGTAATCAACCTTTTCGAAATATCCAAACTCCAACTGGACCCCATCTGGGCGATAATGTTTAATAAGACCTTTGAAAAGTTAATGGAGATGAAAATAACAATGTACCGTATTCCGATctcttttataaaaaaaaatagaagaaaaaaaggcaCACGGAGAGGTAGAAGGAAacgatgaggatgatgatgaaagCGACAAGGGTGACAACGAGAGGACCAGTGcagaacagaaaagaaaaagaaagaggaaagacACAAGAACATCCAAAAAtcggagaaaaaacaaaaaaaattaataaataagtGCATTTGTTACATATATGGTTTGAGATAAGCTCAGACTAAGCTACAAGGGGGGTGTGTCACGAAATTCAGTGactggaagaaaaacaaaaatcaaacaacttaaaacattgaGGGGAGATTCGAACAAAACAGCACAAACAAAAGTTCCGTAGCAAGTTGAAGTGAGTAATTGTTAACACTAAAGAAATTGGAAGCGTGCAATGTCGTGACACAGGCCCTCTAAatgcccaccttcaaccgacagacattgcgtgccgtggaacaatatGCATATATGTCCTGCCAAAGCCGAAATTCACGCAATCAAATCACTGTGGTAAGCAAtgtgaatttccataacaaaagcaAACGGTCGAAAAGTGTGTCGGTTGAAGGCTGGGCCTTGTATTTCTTTCTCTTATCAAGCATCGACACTAAATGTAGAAGGGTACACTATGGTGTCCTCGGTCCAGTACTTATCCAAACATGATGTTATATTGGGAGAGGATAAAGCGCGGAGCCCTAATCCATGGAGCACCCATTtgaaaaaggttagctttcaattagtGTTGTGATGGCcaattacttcatgtaagctaacctttttaaaatgggtgcttagactgaaatactgttgaacaatgctgtttaaaatgggtgttaaggcttaagtaagcactatttgagatgctgcttacatgTTGATCAACAgcactcattcgaaatagttttttagggtactccatttgggtactcCATAGGTTACCCTTGGATTAGGGCTCCGCATTTTGTCCTCTCCCTGTTATATTTCCTCGTTAACTACAGTACCACGAAAAACAAATCTGTCCAATCATTTCCTGATTATTAGAcaggcgttagacagagtaaaatctataagtgccaatTTGCATtcttggcggtgaaagggttaagaacgGGTTACCTTTTTTTGTATGTCTATAATACCTACACGGCCTTATCATGAAATGGAGCTTGTGTTGGGGGACGgtacactcaaaataaaagcagattctATACTCACAACGACATCGAATACGGCTGTAGCTGAGATATATcaagaataataaaaaagaaataaattttcatgtgaTACAGAAATTATCAGGAtgcacaggtttttttttttttttggctgctTACATGattcgcggaccaaggaccAAATATGCGGACGAAGGGCTCGCTCTTATGTTCAAATTACAATAGAAATATTTCCAATTTAATATTAGCGCAAGAAACGAAAAAGCTATCTTTATGACAAATTTCAGTTCGTTGCGTTTTGATTCAGCAAGATATTCGAGATGATCCAATTTCCCCTTAGGATTAATATTAGTTGCTTGTAAGGAGCTCGACTTACATCATTCATGATTGTGCGCAAAGTCAACGTTTAAGTTGTGCGTAAAGGTTAGGCTGAAGGAAAATTAAATGATAAGCGGAATAAATAACATACCGCAATTTTAAAGCACGTCGACAATATGAATAAAGTTGTAAACTCACCCATTTCATAAATTTTTGCCTCTTTTGTACATCGTGTTGATGCCACGACAAGGAATAACCGGTTTGGCTAAAAGTACCTTTTTAAGCCCTTTTTGAGCCCACGGTGCACCAAACTCATAAGAGACCGTGTTGTCACTTCGTAGCATATTCATGTGTGCCTTATTATAGTGTCACTTGCAGCAACTGCCAACAGGCAGAAAGTCCTGTAAGGTTTCCACCCTTGTGCGCAAACCAGGAGCCTTCGTTCCCAGATCTCGCGACCAAATTTTAAGGACTACCCGAAGACAAAGCCTTGGCTGTGGTCGTATGGTCTCCTTGATATTTTATCGCCTTTCAAGGACCTGCTTATATGGTCTCGGTTACCCGAGATAGCCCTACTCCCGAGACAACTTTTCCCGAGACAACTTTTCCGTGTGTCTATTTGAGAATTGCGAGACAAAGTTGACCCTACTTAATTATGCATATATTTAAAGGcgcatcttcaaaaaatgcgtatcatcatttgcctttgtttctctctagttcgtttttattaagtgtagttgcgttttcacattcagcaaatggactgacaatcttaacgcAGCAGTATTTAAATATGTAGTTTAAACAAATGGCTGTTTTTGAATCGAGAGTTTCCGTTGACAGCGGTGAGAAATTTGGCGGGAAAGAACTTTCCTTTCGAAAGTATACGCTAAAAACATGTATAAGCtcccaaattgttgcttctctgatttttattttatgcgtgcgCATTTAGGATTTTGCTGTGTCATGTCGGGTGGTCGAGACAACTCACCTCtccgagttgtctcgcccacctCATTGTTACGAGTTCGTATGTTTGAGGAAGGTtagcttgcagactaaactgaacgcagggttgtcggaacaacaacaagaagatttattccaaaaatgaacgtagtttccacgaagtaaaactctgaacaactcgtattcgacaaacttacacggcctccgccaacttgaataaacactgcttctgtcacacttgaataaacacggccaacgccaactctcttcgcttgtgaaaaactagttagaaaaacactccgcttggactcctctacttatatactctgacaagaaacttctagaactttctaaattagtaatcaacctaattatagaaaggttacaaaacacaccgatttagaaacgcttacgtacaaacctaaatataaacaaactacgaa from Montipora capricornis isolate CH-2021 chromosome 9, ASM3666992v2, whole genome shotgun sequence encodes:
- the LOC138015249 gene encoding uncharacterized protein, whose translation is MPQCVEIFNEADLQEERFVESFTMAQDLSNAVKDERKRLEEWRQVRNEQDLQFQVALTAARKTCSTTSSSSSMHTPFWTTASSSTASTAKCTSTITSNSGKGELKSLIKGFRKSRVCPEPDDCLQNGIKIVIRFNGGKKMARLFSKKAFFQEVYDWVGSQDDVPLHFTLQRGKDVVRHSDSLEQDEVLDLAERSTEEMSHLLQTTVSFKGNFESNRDEELSETLQEEKKAHGEVEGNDEDDDESDKGDNERTSAEQKRKRKRKDTRTSKNRRKNKKN